The genomic region TGCGGTAGGTGACGAGGTTGGGGCCGATCTGCATGCTGATGAAACTGCCTGGCCTGGTTTGCCCGGAAGCCTCGGCAGACAGCGTGGCGGCGGTGAGGGCAAGGAGGACTCCGGTCCGGCGCATGGACACTCCAATTCCGCAGGATCGCGTTTCAATGTGACGGAAAATGTCTGCGATTGAATTGTATATTATCAAAATAAGTCAATGGTAGAAATCCGGCAATTGCCTGGCGGGCGCAAGAAAATAACCGCAATGACTCTGATTGTGTTGCGGCGGGGTGGTTCTGCCCGCGTCCGCCCGGCTGCCTGCAGACAGCAACCCGCCCGCGTCGGGGACGCGGGCGGGTGCGGCAGGCACGGTGCCCGCGGACCTGGGTCCGCGGGCCGATGGTCGGGCGGAGTGTCCGCTCAGACCGAGTAGTACATCTCGAACTCGACCGGGTGCGGGGTGTGCTCGAACTTGTACACCTCGGCCCACTTCAGCTCGATGTAGCTCTGGATCTGGTCGACCGAGAACACGTCGCCGGCGAGCAGGAACTCGTGGTCGGCTTCCAGCGCGCCGATCGCCTCGCGCAGGCTGCCGCACACCGTCGGGATGTCCTTCAGCTCTTCCGGCGGCAGGTCGTACAGGTCCTTGTCCATCGGGTCGCCCGGATGGATCTTGTTGCGGATGCCGTCGAGGCCGGCCATCAGCATCGCCGCGAAGGCGAGGTACGGATTGGCGGCGGCGTCGGGGAAGCGCACTTCGACGCGCTTGGCCTTCGGGTTGGTCGCATACGGGATGCGGCAGGAGGCCGAGCGGTTACGGGCCGAGTAGGCCAGCAGCACCGGCGCCTCGAAGCCCGGGATCAGGCGCTTGTAGCTGTTGGTGCTCGGGTTGGTGAAGGCGTTGATGGCCTTGGCGTGCTTGATGATGCCGCCGATGTAGTACAGCGCCGTCTCCGACAGGTCGGCGTAGCCGTTGCCCGCGAACAGGGGCTTGCCGGCCTTCCAGATCGACTGGTGGCAGTGCATGCCCGAGCCGTTGTCGCCATAGATCGGCTTCGGCATGAAGGTCGCGGTCTTGCCGTAGCTGTGCGCGACGTTGTGGATGACGTACTTGTAGATCTGGAGCTGGTCGGCCATCTGCACCATCGGGCCGAACTTCATGCCCAGCTCGTGCTGGGACTGCGCGACCTCGTGGTGGTGCTTCTCGATGGTCAGGCCCATCTCGCCCATGGTCGAGAGCATCTCGGCGCGCAGGTCGCTTTCCGAATCGACCGGCGGAACCGGGAAGTAGCCGCCCTTGACGACCGGGCGATGGCCCATGTTGCCTTCGGGGTAGTCCTTCAGGCTGGCCTGCGGGCCTTCCTGGCTGTCGAGCTGGTAGATGCCGTAGTTCGGGCCGGTGCCGAACTTGACGCTGTCGAAGACGAAGAATTCGGCTTCCGGGCCGAAGAAGACGGCGTCGCCGATGCCCGAGGAGGCAACGTACTGCTCGGCCTTCTTGGCGGTGCTGCGCGGGTCGCGGTTATAGGGCTGGCCGGTCGAGGGTTCGATGATGTCGCAGAAGATGATCAGCGACGGCTTGGCGGCGAACGGGTCCAGCACCGCGCTCGCGGCGTCCGGCATCAGGATCATGTCGGATTCGTTGATCGCCTTCCAGCCGGCGATCGAGGAGCCGTCGAACATGATGCCGTCGCGGAAGGCATCCTCGTCCATCGTCGAGACGTGCTGGGCGGTGTGCTGCCACTTGCCGCGGGGATCGGTGAAGCGCAGGTCGACGTATTCGACCGAGTGCTCCTTGATCAGCTCCAGTACCTTGGCGACGCCGTCTTCGCCAGTGTTCTTCACCATTCCTCAGTCCCTCGTCCACGCGCCGTTGGACGGCGCAGGGAGGCCGCCCCACGCGGCCCCCGTCAGCGGCCCCTTTACGTGCTTCGCGAAGGGGCCGAAAGCCGGTTTCTCAGTTTCCGTAGTGCCGTCGGTGGCCGGATCGTTCGCCGGGGAGAGTGGCACGCGGCCATCGTCCTGCGGCGGCGATCCATGTCAGATGGCGTCCTCGCCGCGCTCGCCGGTGCGGATGCGCACCACTTCCTCGATGGAGCTGACGAAGATCTTGCCGTCGCCGATGCGACCGGTGCGGGCGGCGTTGGTGATCGCCTCCACCGCGCGTTCCACGACGTCGTCCTCGCAGACCACCTCGACCTTCACCTTGGGCAGGAAATCCACCACGTATTCCGCCCCCCGATACAACTCGGTGTGGCCCTTCTGCCGGCCGAAACCCTTGGCCTCGACGACCGTGATGCCTTGCAGGCCGACCTCGTGCAGCGCCTCCTTCACCTCGTCCAGCTTGAACGGCTTGATGACCGCCTCGATCTTCTTCATGCACAACTGGCCCGGCGGACCGGGCCCCCTCCTACTGGATCGACCACCCCGTGGCTGCGGCGGCGGCGCCGAGTCAAGAGCCTTCGCTGCCGCCCGTCCTGACCAGAGGAGAGCGGTCGCGCAGGTTTGCACGAAGCGTGCCACCCGGCAACGGTGCCGTGGCGCCGGCTTTGCCACCGTCTTGGGCAGGCGCACCGCCCGCCTCTTGGGCGTGGCTGCCTGATTTCGGGGCAGGCGGGCGCGCATTGCGGCGCAGGCGTTGAAGCCGGGGGCAAGGCTGCGCATACTCTTCCCGTCCCATTCCCGGGCGCCGCTCCTTCCGGCCGGACGCGTCCCGTTCCGCCGGCCGGCGAGGAAAAATGCGGTGAAGTCGCCGAACGCCCTGCTTTCCGCTACCGGAACGACAATTTTCACCGTCATGTCGGCGCTCGCCGTGCAGCACCAGGCGATCAATCTCGGCCAGGGCTTCCCCGACACCGACGGGCCGGAGGACGTGGTCCGTGCCGCCGCCGAAGCGCTGCTGGACGGGCGCAACCAGTACCCGCCGATGACCGGCCTGCCGGAGCTGCGCGAGGCAGTCGCCGCCGCCAACGCCCGATTCTGGGGCATCCCGGTCGATCCGGCCAGTGAGGTGGTGGTGACCTCCGGCGCCACCGAGGCGATCACCGCCTGCCTGATGGCCCTGCTCGACCCGGGTGACGAGGTGGTGCTGATCGAGCCGCTGTACGACACCTACCTGCCGGTGGTACGGCTGCTCGGCGCCGTCCCGCGGCTGGTGCGGCTGCAGCCCCCATCCTGGGATCTACCGCGCGCCGAACTGGCCGCCGCCTTCGGCCCGAAGACCAAGGCGATCCTGCTGAACACCCCGATGAACCCGACCGGGAAGGTGTTCACCGCCGCCGAACTGGCCTTCATCGCCGAGCTGCTGCAGCGCCACGACGCCTATGCCGTCTGCGACGAGGTCTACGAGCACCTGACCTATGATGGCTGGCGCCACATCCCGCTGATGAGCCTGCCGGGCATGCGCGAGCGCTGCCTGCGGGTGGGCAGCGCCGGCAAGACCTTCTCCCTGACCGGCTGGAAGGTGGGCTACATCACCGCCTGCCGGGCGCTCGCGGGGGTGGCGGCCAAGGCCCACCAGAACCTGACCTTCACCACGCCCCCCAACCTGCAGCGGGCGGTCGCGCTCGGCCTGGGCAAGGAGGACGCCTATTTCCACGACCTCGCCGCCGGGCTTGCCGCCAAGCGCGACCTGCTGGCCGAGGGGCTGGCGCGGATCGGCTTCGGGGTGCTGCCGGTGCGGGGCAGCTACTTCGTGACCGTGGATTTCACCCCGCTCGGCTATAATGGCGACGACGTGGCGTTCTGCCGGCACATCACCGAACAGGCCGGCGTCACCGCCATCCCGGTCAGCGCCTTCTACGAAGGCAACGCCCCCGGCCACTACGCCCGCTTCGCCTTCTGCAAGCGCCCGGAGGTGCTGCAGGCCGCGCTGGACCGCCTGTCCCGGCATTTCGCCGGCAGCACGGCCATGACGAATGGCACGTTGACGGAGCGGGCACGTTCGGCGTAGACCCCGCCTCCACCGGGTATGGCGGGCGTAGCTCAGTTGGTAGAGCGCCAGGTTGTGGTCTTGGATGCCGTGGGTTCGAGTCCCATCGCTCGCCCCATCCCGGTCTTTCCCCTTTCGTCATGTGATGTAGGGCGGACGTAGTCCGCCAACGCAAGCCGGCGACCTTGCAGATGGTTGCAATGGCGCATGGCGCTTCGCTGATCCGCCCTACAGGCTCCCTTGCCAGTCAACGTGGCACGTGCATTGCTTTCCGCGGGGCTGGGATCGCCGTTGGGGAGAAAGACCATGGAACGCAGGAAACTGCTGATGTCGGCTGGTGCCCTCGCGCTGGCCGGTGCTGCGTCGCGACGCGCCGCTGCGGCCGAGGAGGTCGTGATTGGCGCAATCTACCCGATGAGCGGCAATGCCGCCCCGATCGGCAATGACGCCAAGGCCGCGCTGGAGGCCACCGCCGAGCTGATCAACGGGACGCACCCGCCGATTCCGATGCTGATGGGCAATGGCGGCGGGCTGCCGGCGCTGGGCGGGGCGAAGATCCGCGTGGTCATGGCCGACCACCAGAACGACCCGCAGAAGGCACGCGCCGAGGCCGAGCGCCTGATCACCCAGGAAAAGGTGCCGGTGCTGATCGGCAGCTACACCTCGGCCACCGCGGCGACCATCAGCCAGGTCGCCGAGCGCT from Rhodovastum atsumiense harbors:
- the glnA gene encoding type I glutamate--ammonia ligase; amino-acid sequence: MVKNTGEDGVAKVLELIKEHSVEYVDLRFTDPRGKWQHTAQHVSTMDEDAFRDGIMFDGSSIAGWKAINESDMILMPDAASAVLDPFAAKPSLIIFCDIIEPSTGQPYNRDPRSTAKKAEQYVASSGIGDAVFFGPEAEFFVFDSVKFGTGPNYGIYQLDSQEGPQASLKDYPEGNMGHRPVVKGGYFPVPPVDSESDLRAEMLSTMGEMGLTIEKHHHEVAQSQHELGMKFGPMVQMADQLQIYKYVIHNVAHSYGKTATFMPKPIYGDNGSGMHCHQSIWKAGKPLFAGNGYADLSETALYYIGGIIKHAKAINAFTNPSTNSYKRLIPGFEAPVLLAYSARNRSASCRIPYATNPKAKRVEVRFPDAAANPYLAFAAMLMAGLDGIRNKIHPGDPMDKDLYDLPPEELKDIPTVCGSLREAIGALEADHEFLLAGDVFSVDQIQSYIELKWAEVYKFEHTPHPVEFEMYYSV
- a CDS encoding P-II family nitrogen regulator is translated as MKKIEAVIKPFKLDEVKEALHEVGLQGITVVEAKGFGRQKGHTELYRGAEYVVDFLPKVKVEVVCEDDVVERAVEAITNAARTGRIGDGKIFVSSIEEVVRIRTGERGEDAI
- a CDS encoding aminotransferase, with the protein product MKSPNALLSATGTTIFTVMSALAVQHQAINLGQGFPDTDGPEDVVRAAAEALLDGRNQYPPMTGLPELREAVAAANARFWGIPVDPASEVVVTSGATEAITACLMALLDPGDEVVLIEPLYDTYLPVVRLLGAVPRLVRLQPPSWDLPRAELAAAFGPKTKAILLNTPMNPTGKVFTAAELAFIAELLQRHDAYAVCDEVYEHLTYDGWRHIPLMSLPGMRERCLRVGSAGKTFSLTGWKVGYITACRALAGVAAKAHQNLTFTTPPNLQRAVALGLGKEDAYFHDLAAGLAAKRDLLAEGLARIGFGVLPVRGSYFVTVDFTPLGYNGDDVAFCRHITEQAGVTAIPVSAFYEGNAPGHYARFAFCKRPEVLQAALDRLSRHFAGSTAMTNGTLTERARSA